A single genomic interval of Roseofilum reptotaenium CS-1145 harbors:
- a CDS encoding DUF3122 domain-containing protein, which translates to MNALTHPSLLKVPFSRGDLRKSCPTHPGKYRVIAFLVALLFFLLPSTLLVSPPASALIRQQLEAPGQTLYQSRHSLRDRSGKTWQVILFKRIKVGGLANVQLRLVGFPEQTVFQHPAPLNLKDSQNQQLSASDVFADKAPAPNVGQYELTDILDSVSASGSLELSLPVENGETQISVPAVIILEWQYLAHEY; encoded by the coding sequence ATGAACGCCCTAACTCACCCTTCTCTCCTTAAAGTCCCCTTTTCTCGGGGAGATTTAAGGAAATCGTGTCCAACTCACCCAGGAAAATACAGGGTCATTGCTTTTCTCGTTGCCCTGCTGTTCTTCCTCCTCCCCTCTACCCTTTTGGTTTCCCCACCCGCATCGGCTCTGATTCGCCAACAACTCGAAGCACCAGGACAAACCCTCTATCAATCTCGCCATAGCTTGCGAGATAGGAGTGGCAAAACCTGGCAAGTGATTCTCTTTAAGCGGATCAAAGTGGGAGGATTGGCTAATGTTCAGTTACGTTTAGTCGGATTTCCCGAGCAAACGGTTTTTCAACATCCCGCTCCTCTTAACCTCAAAGATAGCCAGAATCAGCAGTTGAGTGCCTCCGATGTTTTTGCAGATAAAGCCCCTGCCCCCAATGTGGGACAGTACGAGCTAACCGATATTCTGGATTCCGTTTCCGCTTCTGGTTCCCTAGAGCTATCTTTACCCGTGGAAAATGGAGAAACTCAGATCTCGGTTCCTGCGGTGATTATTCTGGAATGGCAATATTTAGCCCATGAATATTAA
- a CDS encoding Tll0287-like domain-containing protein: protein MKPIKLLAMGTLLLCLTVLSLCAPQTALANPDPSQLSHAIEEIENLDAMRSGLASTLKDRTEAITPQTFKQVCKPVGMKAKQLSQENGWQVKQMAVKYRNPAHAPDTPEAEAALKLLDSYPKLMGFWQDETLNGQPGQHYYRRINVEATCLGCHGAKAARPEFVKQNYPQDLAYDFKVGDLRGMYAVFIPNPVASESE, encoded by the coding sequence ATGAAACCGATCAAACTCCTCGCCATGGGCACTCTGCTCCTGTGCCTCACTGTCCTGAGCCTCTGCGCTCCCCAAACAGCCCTGGCAAACCCCGATCCTAGTCAACTCTCCCATGCTATCGAAGAAATTGAAAACTTAGATGCCATGCGCTCTGGGTTAGCCTCCACCCTCAAAGACAGAACCGAAGCCATTACTCCACAAACCTTCAAGCAAGTCTGTAAACCCGTGGGTATGAAAGCCAAACAACTGAGCCAAGAAAACGGATGGCAAGTGAAACAAATGGCAGTCAAATATCGCAACCCTGCCCATGCTCCAGACACCCCAGAAGCAGAAGCAGCCCTTAAACTGCTAGATAGCTATCCAAAACTGATGGGATTCTGGCAAGATGAAACCCTTAATGGTCAACCAGGACAGCACTACTATCGCCGAATTAATGTAGAAGCCACCTGTTTAGGCTGCCATGGCGCAAAAGCAGCACGGCCAGAATTTGTTAAACAAAACTATCCCCAAGATTTAGCCTATGACTTTAAAGTAGGAGATCTTCGAGGCATGTACGCTGTCTTTATTCCCAATCCTGTCGCTTCTGAATCTGAATGA
- the hpsO gene encoding hormogonium polysaccharide biosynthesis glycosyltransferase HpsO: protein MKILIASHTYIVDLNREKLRKLAQLDPSIEVTVVVPKRWRPGGVQNKIIETQPVDEGNFRVVPLSNFSQNNQGLLTFGLDLVQLLKSFKPHILQTEQGAKAFSHAELITLNKQLNLNAKNVFFTWWNLPYEVKFPISVLEGFNLKHSHGIISGNQDGADVLRDHGYDGPIKVMPQLGVDEQLFSPQEQPELRISLGIKPDEFVVGFVGRFVEEKGLLTLFNALKKITDYPWKWLLLGRGDLKQDLLNKASEVGLRDRLICVDSVPHDQVYRYINLMDVLVLPSETTYKFKTLTAAGWKEQFGHVLIEAMSCKVPVIGSDSGEIPHVIDEAGLVFPEGNVDGLRNSLRQVMENQEFRQDLAQKGYERAMLHYTNTALAKEQCSFYEQLL, encoded by the coding sequence ATGAAAATTTTAATCGCCAGCCACACCTACATTGTCGATCTCAATCGAGAGAAATTAAGAAAATTAGCCCAACTCGATCCAAGCATAGAAGTAACCGTGGTTGTCCCCAAGCGATGGCGACCGGGAGGCGTGCAAAACAAAATTATTGAAACCCAACCCGTTGATGAGGGAAATTTTCGAGTTGTCCCCCTATCCAACTTTAGTCAAAACAACCAAGGATTATTGACTTTTGGGCTGGATTTAGTGCAATTGCTCAAAAGCTTCAAACCCCATATTTTGCAGACTGAGCAAGGAGCAAAAGCGTTTAGCCACGCGGAATTAATTACCCTCAATAAGCAACTCAACTTGAACGCCAAAAATGTATTCTTTACTTGGTGGAATTTACCCTATGAAGTCAAATTCCCCATTTCTGTGTTAGAGGGATTTAATCTTAAACATTCCCATGGTATTATATCAGGCAACCAAGACGGAGCAGATGTACTGCGCGATCATGGCTATGATGGTCCCATCAAAGTGATGCCTCAACTGGGAGTAGATGAGCAGTTATTTTCGCCCCAAGAGCAACCGGAATTGAGAATATCTTTGGGCATTAAGCCTGATGAATTTGTCGTGGGTTTTGTGGGGCGATTTGTCGAAGAAAAAGGACTTTTGACTTTATTCAATGCCTTGAAAAAAATTACAGATTATCCGTGGAAATGGCTGTTGCTCGGTCGAGGTGACTTGAAGCAAGATCTTTTAAACAAGGCTTCAGAAGTTGGATTGCGAGACCGGTTGATTTGTGTGGACAGTGTTCCCCATGACCAGGTTTATCGCTATATTAATTTAATGGATGTCCTGGTTTTACCGTCTGAGACCACCTATAAATTTAAGACACTAACCGCAGCCGGTTGGAAAGAACAATTTGGCCATGTTCTCATTGAAGCGATGTCTTGTAAAGTGCCGGTCATTGGTTCTGATTCTGGAGAAATTCCCCATGTGATTGATGAAGCGGGATTGGTATTTCCAGAAGGGAATGTGGATGGTTTGCGAAACAGTTTGCGTCAAGTAATGGAAAATCAAGAATTCAGACAAGATTTGGCGCAAAAAGGTTATGAACGGGCGATGCTTCACTATACCAATACGGCTTTGGCTAAAGAACAATGCTCTTTTTATGAACAGTTGCTGTAG
- the hpsP gene encoding hormogonium polysaccharide biosynthesis glycosyltransferase HpsP: MRVLQIVPSISLVYGGPSQMVKGLSAALSNKPGMEVTILTTDSNGDTGEAPLDVPLDRPVEENGYQIRYFRCSPFRRYKFSLDLLQWLSEHASEYEIAHIHALFSPVSSAAATIARQKRLPYIMRPLGTLDPADLRKKRQLKRIYTALWEKGNIKGAAAIHFTSSIEAKISDRFGTDTPGVIVPLGVQLPELPEPGMARENLNIPADKPLILYMSRIDPKKGLDLLIPALETLINENFDFEFVLAGGNPQNTAYVEQIKQQIQSSTLASCTQFPGFVRGAEKAALLRDADLFVLPSYYENFGIAVAEAIASGTPVVISTGVYIWEDIQKAAAGWVCGCDVNSLTDSLRLALSDRQERLKRGAAAAQYANTHYSWSAIAQQTIGVYQQFARSSN, translated from the coding sequence ATGCGCGTTTTACAAATTGTTCCTTCCATTTCTCTCGTCTATGGTGGTCCGAGTCAGATGGTCAAAGGGTTGTCTGCCGCCTTAAGTAATAAGCCTGGTATGGAAGTGACTATCTTAACTACAGATTCTAATGGTGATACGGGTGAAGCGCCGTTAGATGTGCCCCTAGACCGCCCTGTGGAGGAAAATGGCTATCAGATTCGCTACTTTCGCTGCTCCCCATTCCGACGCTACAAATTTTCCCTAGATTTATTACAATGGCTGTCCGAACATGCCTCAGAATACGAGATTGCCCATATTCATGCCCTATTTTCTCCGGTCAGTTCGGCTGCTGCAACGATCGCCAGACAGAAAAGACTCCCGTATATTATGCGTCCTTTGGGAACGTTAGATCCGGCGGACTTACGCAAAAAACGGCAACTGAAACGCATCTATACGGCTCTGTGGGAAAAGGGCAATATTAAAGGAGCCGCAGCCATTCATTTTACCAGCAGCATTGAAGCGAAAATTTCCGATCGCTTTGGCACTGATACCCCAGGCGTAATTGTACCTTTAGGCGTGCAACTGCCCGAATTGCCAGAACCAGGTATGGCTAGAGAAAACCTGAATATCCCTGCCGATAAACCCTTAATTCTCTATATGTCGAGAATTGACCCGAAAAAGGGCTTGGATTTGCTCATTCCTGCCCTGGAAACCTTGATAAATGAAAATTTTGACTTTGAGTTCGTTTTAGCGGGTGGTAATCCCCAAAATACCGCCTATGTGGAGCAAATTAAACAGCAGATCCAATCCTCGACTTTAGCCTCCTGTACCCAGTTTCCGGGGTTTGTCAGGGGAGCGGAGAAAGCGGCGCTGTTGCGAGATGCAGATCTGTTTGTATTGCCGTCCTACTATGAGAATTTTGGCATTGCTGTTGCTGAAGCGATCGCCTCCGGAACCCCTGTCGTCATCTCCACAGGCGTTTATATCTGGGAAGATATCCAAAAAGCGGCGGCTGGATGGGTGTGTGGTTGTGATGTGAATTCGTTAACGGATAGCTTACGACTGGCTCTGAGCGATCGCCAAGAACGACTGAAACGAGGAGCAGCAGCGGCACAATACGCTAATACTCACTATAGCTGGTCGGCGATCGCCCAACAAACCATCGGCGTTTACCAACAGTTCGCGCGATCGTCCAATTAA
- the hpsN gene encoding hormogonium polysaccharide biosynthesis glycosyltransferase HpsN — MNLPFVSVIIPTYGREEPLLDSIQDVLKQDYPNFEVLVVDQTAEHKPEIQAFLDEMANSGKIKLFRVNWASLPGARNYAVRRSSGDVVLFIDDDVVLPEGYLMAHARNYDRPEIGAVAGRVFDRMKLGESKNSYTIEELPPQAFDPGIAWYHIDLVHTTKAQEVISARGCNMSFRRDIFSKHGLEFDERFRGSAVREESDFCLRLRQTGYKIWYDPEANLVHLGEETGGCHDISTRSLEYQITFYHNHFLMGLKNLTVGQQVRFFSKLFDCHVLGHPPCNKSGSPIKIVSRAGFYTMGYLSAWQTRLKTVWKTGQTYSQQDEQWQASESV, encoded by the coding sequence ATGAATTTACCTTTTGTATCTGTGATTATTCCTACCTATGGGAGAGAGGAACCTCTACTCGATAGTATCCAGGATGTCCTGAAGCAGGATTATCCCAATTTTGAGGTTTTAGTAGTCGATCAAACAGCCGAGCATAAGCCGGAAATTCAAGCCTTCTTGGATGAGATGGCTAATTCAGGCAAAATTAAGCTGTTTCGGGTCAATTGGGCGAGTTTACCAGGAGCGCGAAATTATGCAGTACGGCGCTCTAGCGGAGATGTGGTGCTGTTTATTGATGATGATGTGGTGTTACCAGAAGGCTATTTGATGGCCCATGCTCGCAATTACGATCGCCCAGAAATTGGGGCAGTAGCTGGTCGTGTTTTTGACCGCATGAAGTTGGGCGAGTCCAAGAATAGTTATACTATTGAAGAGTTACCGCCGCAAGCTTTTGACCCTGGAATTGCTTGGTATCACATTGATTTAGTCCATACGACCAAAGCCCAGGAAGTCATTTCTGCACGGGGATGTAATATGTCCTTCCGCCGTGATATTTTTAGCAAACATGGCTTGGAATTTGACGAGAGATTTCGCGGCAGTGCCGTACGGGAAGAGTCCGATTTTTGCCTGCGCTTGCGCCAGACGGGATACAAAATCTGGTACGATCCGGAAGCCAATTTGGTGCATTTGGGGGAAGAAACCGGAGGATGTCACGATATTTCCACGCGATCGCTAGAATATCAGATTACCTTCTACCATAACCACTTTCTTATGGGACTCAAGAATTTGACTGTAGGTCAACAAGTCCGATTCTTTAGCAAGTTATTTGACTGTCACGTTTTAGGTCATCCTCCCTGCAATAAAAGTGGCTCCCCCATCAAAATTGTTAGTCGTGCAGGGTTCTACACCATGGGTTACTTAAGTGCTTGGCAGACTCGGCTCAAAACAGTATGGAAAACAGGGCAAACCTATAGCCAACAAGATGAACAATGGCAAGCTTCTGAATCGGTTTAA
- the larB gene encoding nickel pincer cofactor biosynthesis protein LarB produces the protein MINEDLRALLEAVAGGQITPESALNKLKYFDFEPVSEFARIDHHRALRTGFPEVIWGPGKTPDQIAQIMNTMRQDNPIVMATRIEPDVYHQLDDRLPHLIYYPIARICAIGTPHIRHPGTIGILSAGTADLSVAEEAAITAELSGFHVQRLWDVGVAGIHRLLSNRAVLDQAHVLIVVAGMEGALPSVVAGLVGSPVIAVPTSIGYGASFNGLAPLLTMLNSCAAGIGVVNIDNGFGAAILAGQILRTAQRVISNR, from the coding sequence ATGATTAATGAAGACTTACGCGCCCTTTTAGAGGCAGTAGCAGGGGGGCAAATTACCCCAGAATCGGCTCTAAACAAGCTCAAATACTTTGATTTTGAACCGGTGAGCGAATTTGCTCGGATTGACCATCATCGCGCCCTAAGAACCGGTTTTCCAGAGGTCATCTGGGGGCCAGGAAAAACCCCCGATCAAATCGCCCAGATTATGAATACCATGCGTCAGGACAATCCTATCGTCATGGCGACTCGCATTGAACCCGATGTCTATCATCAATTGGACGATCGCCTGCCCCATCTGATCTACTATCCCATAGCTCGGATTTGTGCGATCGGCACTCCCCATATTCGTCACCCCGGAACAATTGGTATTCTCTCTGCCGGAACCGCCGATTTATCCGTCGCTGAAGAAGCTGCCATCACTGCTGAACTCTCAGGCTTTCACGTCCAAAGACTCTGGGATGTTGGGGTTGCCGGTATCCATCGCCTCCTCAGCAATCGTGCTGTTTTAGACCAAGCCCATGTCCTGATTGTCGTCGCCGGTATGGAAGGCGCTCTCCCCAGTGTCGTCGCCGGTTTAGTCGGCTCTCCTGTCATTGCCGTCCCCACCAGTATCGGGTATGGAGCCAGCTTTAACGGGTTAGCCCCCCTGCTCACCATGCTCAACTCCTGTGCCGCAGGCATTGGAGTCGTCAATATCGATAATGGCTTTGGAGCCGCCATTTTAGCCGGCCAAATCCTCAGAACTGCTCAACGGGTAATCAGCAATAGGTAA
- the ppsA gene encoding phosphoenolpyruvate synthase: MTQTLALGNVTSEAQKNEAFVLWFEQVGISDIPLVGGKNASLGEMIQQLTPKGVVVPNGFATTAHAYRYFIQSAGLESKLRELFSDLDVEDLSNLRQRGKKARSLILDTPFPEDLEQAIAKAYERMCQWYGNPDNGNLNEVDVAVRSSATAEDLPDASFAGQQETYLNVYGVDAVLKACHKCFASIFTDRAISYRTVKGFDHFDVALSVGVQKMVRSDLASSGVMFSIDTETGFKNAALVTAAYGLGENVVQGAVNPDEYFVFKPTLKDGYRPILEKRLGTKELKMVYDLGGSKLTKNVSVPESERGKYCLNHDEILQLAKWACIIEDHYSEVRGTYTPMDIEWAKDGVTGDLFIVQARPETVQSQKSGSILKNYKLKGTSNIAVRGRAVGEMIGQGSARVILDVHRIDEFQAGEVLVTNKTDPDWEPIMKRASAIVTNQGGRTCHAAIIAREMGIPAIVGCGDATQLLTTGQEVTVSCSEGEEGRVYDGLVPFDVIETQLDNLPKTRTQILMNVGNPEEAFGLSSIPCDGVGLARLEFIIANHIKAHPLALLRYNELEDELAKREIAKLTALYDNKPDFFVDKLAHGIGMIAASFYPNPVIVRMSDFKSNEYANLLGGRQFEPKEENPMIGWRGASRYYDPNYREAYGLECKALKRVRDEMGLTNVIPMIPFCRTPDEGRKVLAEMESNGLKRGENGLQVYVMCELPSNVIYADEFAQVFDGFSIGSNDLTQLTLGLDRDSALVAHIFDERNEAVRRMVQIAIKAAKKHNRKIGICGQAPSDYPEFARFLVELGIDSMSLNPDSVLKTILDISKMEQSGTIMDEVLEVAQAN, translated from the coding sequence ATGACTCAAACCTTAGCCCTAGGAAATGTAACCAGTGAAGCTCAAAAAAATGAAGCTTTCGTTCTTTGGTTTGAACAAGTTGGCATCAGCGACATTCCCTTAGTTGGCGGTAAAAACGCCTCTCTAGGCGAAATGATCCAACAATTGACTCCCAAAGGTGTGGTTGTGCCCAATGGATTTGCTACCACAGCCCATGCTTATCGCTACTTCATTCAATCCGCAGGTTTAGAAAGCAAACTGCGGGAATTATTCTCCGATCTAGATGTCGAAGATCTGAGCAACTTACGGCAACGGGGTAAAAAAGCCCGATCGCTGATCCTCGATACCCCATTCCCAGAAGATCTTGAGCAGGCGATCGCCAAAGCCTATGAAAGAATGTGCCAATGGTATGGCAATCCAGACAACGGTAACCTCAACGAAGTAGACGTAGCAGTGCGATCGAGTGCTACGGCTGAAGATTTGCCCGATGCCAGCTTTGCCGGTCAACAAGAAACCTACCTCAACGTCTATGGTGTAGATGCGGTTCTCAAAGCATGCCATAAATGCTTTGCCTCCATCTTTACCGATCGCGCGATCTCCTATCGGACAGTAAAAGGCTTCGATCACTTTGATGTTGCCCTCTCCGTTGGCGTACAGAAAATGGTACGTTCTGACTTGGCTTCCTCTGGTGTAATGTTCTCCATCGACACCGAAACCGGATTCAAAAACGCAGCTCTAGTTACGGCTGCCTATGGTTTAGGGGAAAACGTCGTTCAAGGAGCCGTCAACCCTGACGAATACTTCGTCTTCAAGCCAACCCTCAAAGACGGCTATCGTCCGATCCTGGAAAAACGCCTGGGTACTAAAGAACTGAAGATGGTCTATGACTTGGGTGGATCGAAACTCACTAAAAACGTTTCCGTTCCCGAATCTGAGCGAGGCAAATACTGCCTGAACCACGATGAAATTCTTCAGTTGGCCAAATGGGCTTGTATTATTGAAGACCACTACTCCGAAGTCCGGGGCACTTACACCCCCATGGATATTGAATGGGCAAAAGATGGGGTGACTGGCGACCTGTTCATCGTGCAAGCGCGTCCCGAAACCGTTCAATCTCAGAAATCTGGCAGTATTCTCAAGAACTACAAACTCAAAGGAACATCCAACATCGCCGTTCGCGGTCGTGCCGTCGGTGAAATGATCGGTCAAGGCAGTGCCAGAGTGATTCTTGATGTTCACCGCATCGACGAGTTCCAAGCCGGTGAAGTCTTGGTGACCAACAAGACTGACCCTGACTGGGAACCGATCATGAAGAGAGCCAGTGCAATTGTCACCAACCAAGGCGGTCGGACTTGTCACGCAGCAATTATTGCACGGGAAATGGGTATTCCAGCGATTGTCGGTTGTGGAGATGCCACCCAACTGCTGACCACCGGTCAAGAAGTCACCGTGTCGTGCTCTGAAGGTGAAGAAGGACGGGTTTATGACGGTCTAGTTCCCTTTGATGTCATTGAAACCCAACTCGACAACCTACCCAAGACCCGCACCCAAATCTTGATGAATGTGGGTAACCCCGAAGAAGCCTTCGGTTTATCCTCCATTCCCTGTGACGGTGTTGGACTAGCCCGGTTAGAGTTTATTATTGCCAACCACATTAAAGCTCATCCCTTGGCCCTGCTGCGGTACAACGAACTCGAAGACGAGTTAGCCAAACGGGAAATCGCCAAACTCACCGCTCTCTACGACAACAAGCCTGATTTCTTCGTAGACAAACTGGCCCATGGTATCGGCATGATTGCGGCTTCCTTCTATCCCAATCCAGTGATTGTACGGATGTCTGACTTCAAGAGTAATGAATATGCCAACCTCTTAGGCGGTCGTCAGTTTGAACCCAAAGAAGAAAACCCGATGATTGGTTGGCGTGGTGCATCCCGCTACTACGACCCCAACTATCGCGAAGCCTATGGTTTAGAGTGTAAAGCGCTCAAACGCGTTCGGGATGAAATGGGCTTAACCAATGTGATTCCGATGATTCCCTTCTGCCGCACACCCGATGAAGGTCGCAAAGTGTTGGCTGAAATGGAAAGCAATGGCTTGAAACGCGGCGAAAATGGTTTGCAAGTTTACGTGATGTGCGAATTGCCCAGTAACGTGATCTATGCTGACGAATTTGCCCAAGTCTTTGATGGCTTCTCGATTGGTTCTAACGATTTAACCCAGTTAACCTTGGGATTAGACCGTGACTCTGCCTTGGTTGCTCACATCTTTGACGAACGGAATGAAGCGGTTCGTCGGATGGTACAAATTGCTATCAAAGCAGCGAAGAAACACAATCGCAAGATTGGTATTTGCGGTCAAGCGCCTAGTGACTATCCAGAGTTCGCCCGCTTCTTGGTTGAACTTGGCATTGATTCCATGAGTTTGAACCCGGATTCTGTTCTCAAGACTATCTTGGATATCAGCAAGATGGAACAGTCGGGAACCATTATGGATGAGGTGTTGGAGGTAGCTCAGGCTAACTAA
- a CDS encoding ABC transporter substrate-binding protein produces MAIAYSRWIRVLLVVMAIALSACSPTQFRTSAAEVPQLVQAILSDPKTFNYALSQESPNIFGLTYKGLIETNGLTGEIEPGLAQSWQISNQGKRIIFTLRENLQWSDGSPLTTDDVVFSYNDVYLNEAIPTSARFVLMIGESRALPTVRKLDDRRVEFTIPEPFAPFLRSTGLPILPAHVLKPTIDNQDSEGNPIFLSTWGTDTPVEQIVVNGPYQVERYNTTQRVIFNRNPYYWKKDEGGDRLPNIDRIIWQIVESTDTSFLQFRSGSLDLVDVSPEYFSLLKKEEDRGKFIIHGRQPTLSSVFITFNLNKASRDGKPLVDPVKSRWFNNVKFRQAVAYALDRQTMVNNIYRGLGEPQYSNIPVQSPYYFSPEEGLKIYEFNQEQAQSLLEEAGFQYNRAGQLEDDRGNLVRFTLLTNAGNKIREALGVQIKQDLSKIGIQVDFQPIAFSTLVDKLGNTLDWDAHIIGFAGGGVEPNNSANVWSLDGSLHSFNQQPQPGQPPIQGWRPDPWEQKIADLYIQGAQELEENKRRQIYGEVQQLIKENLPYIYLVNQLSMTAVRDHIQPIQYSALGGALWNLDELQIVDE; encoded by the coding sequence ATGGCGATCGCATATAGTCGATGGATAAGAGTGCTACTGGTGGTCATGGCGATCGCTTTATCCGCCTGTAGCCCTACCCAGTTTCGCACATCTGCCGCTGAAGTACCCCAACTGGTGCAAGCCATTCTCAGCGATCCCAAAACCTTTAACTACGCCCTCAGTCAAGAGTCTCCCAACATTTTTGGACTCACCTACAAAGGACTGATTGAGACCAATGGTTTAACTGGAGAAATTGAACCCGGATTAGCCCAATCTTGGCAAATTTCCAACCAAGGTAAGCGGATCATCTTTACCCTCCGGGAGAATTTACAATGGTCCGATGGCTCTCCCCTCACCACCGATGATGTCGTCTTTAGCTACAACGATGTTTATCTCAATGAAGCCATTCCCACCTCCGCTCGGTTTGTACTGATGATCGGTGAAAGTCGCGCCCTACCGACGGTGAGAAAATTAGACGATCGCCGAGTTGAATTTACCATCCCCGAACCCTTCGCCCCATTTTTACGCAGTACCGGCTTACCAATTTTACCTGCCCATGTCCTTAAACCGACCATAGACAACCAAGACTCCGAAGGGAATCCCATCTTTCTCTCCACCTGGGGAACCGACACCCCAGTCGAGCAAATTGTCGTCAATGGCCCCTATCAAGTAGAGCGGTATAATACCACCCAACGGGTCATTTTTAATCGAAATCCCTATTATTGGAAAAAAGACGAAGGGGGCGATCGCCTCCCCAATATCGATCGCATCATTTGGCAAATTGTCGAGTCCACCGACACCAGCTTTCTCCAATTTCGTTCCGGGAGTTTAGATTTAGTCGATGTTTCGCCAGAATATTTTTCCCTTTTAAAGAAAGAAGAAGACCGAGGAAAATTTATCATCCACGGACGACAACCCACCCTCAGTTCTGTATTTATCACCTTTAATTTAAATAAAGCCAGTCGCGATGGCAAGCCATTGGTCGATCCGGTCAAATCCCGATGGTTTAATAACGTGAAGTTTCGCCAGGCAGTTGCCTATGCTCTCGACCGACAAACCATGGTGAATAACATCTATCGTGGTTTAGGAGAACCCCAATATTCTAATATTCCCGTCCAAAGTCCCTACTATTTCTCCCCGGAAGAGGGCTTAAAAATCTATGAATTTAATCAAGAACAAGCCCAATCCCTGTTAGAAGAAGCCGGTTTTCAATATAACAGGGCAGGACAATTAGAAGACGATCGTGGTAATCTGGTTCGCTTCACCCTTCTGACTAATGCTGGCAATAAAATTAGGGAAGCATTAGGCGTACAAATTAAGCAAGATTTAAGCAAAATTGGCATTCAAGTCGATTTCCAACCCATCGCCTTTAGTACCTTAGTCGATAAACTCGGTAATACCCTGGATTGGGATGCTCATATTATTGGCTTTGCCGGGGGTGGAGTTGAACCCAATAATAGCGCCAATGTCTGGTCACTTGATGGTTCATTACATAGTTTTAATCAACAACCTCAACCGGGACAACCCCCGATTCAAGGATGGAGACCTGACCCTTGGGAGCAGAAAATTGCCGATTTGTATATCCAAGGGGCGCAAGAATTAGAAGAAAATAAGCGTCGGCAAATTTATGGAGAAGTTCAACAATTAATCAAGGAAAACTTACCCTATATTTATTTAGTGAATCAACTCTCGATGACGGCGGTGCGCGATCACATTCAACCCATTCAGTATTCTGCCCTCGGTGGGGCATTGTGGAATCTCGATGAACTACAGATTGTTGATGAGTAA